A window of the Microplitis mediator isolate UGA2020A chromosome 5, iyMicMedi2.1, whole genome shotgun sequence genome harbors these coding sequences:
- the LOC130667973 gene encoding uncharacterized protein LOC130667973 produces MQASTIQEFTMEEEMELLERMVQQQPCLILEPIAEPTTETSTEITTLPTTSATTSSSTATNTRKRPDIQLREVQKVKYHLVKKVEPYDPTKPGFKRPTKRPVIRPASAEIIKLAKPVKATTNPGPLVISGPQSTAELVGESPRGKHNDPTSTNLDTGHVSSKEQLDNDDAFPARATASFPKKKRRIGGQRRESTATNPGPLVTSSPQLGKLIKKVNPVIRNEATTTTRPIKVIVTNPGPFRRNGPQLATIEPGKTKKGLATNPGPSSRDSPQLATTINAGWIDYDDAPLLADYPEYVESSPEDLFPPPKKVQTPLQRLLAALTPLAEVRPKTVAKKASFTAYDETLRVYKVTRYVKGPTPKIEPTGKTVWDMLARLREREE; encoded by the coding sequence ATGCAAGCTTCAACTATCCAAGAGTTCACGATGGAAGAGGAGATGGAGCTGTTAGAGCGAATGGTCCAACAACAGCCGTGCCTGATTTTGGAGCCAATCGCCGAGCCAACCACCGAGACAAGCACCGAGATCACCACACTCCCAACTACCTCAGCAACTACCTCGTCAAGTACAGCCACCAATACCCGGAAAAGGCCCGACATACAGCTAAGGGAGGTCCAAAAAGTGAAGTACCACCTGGTCAAAAAGGTCGAGCCATACGACCCGACCAAGCCCGGTTTCAAAAGGCCAACCAAAAGGCCCGTAATTCGGCCAGCCAGCGccgaaataataaaacttgcCAAACCAGTAAAGGCGACCACCAACCCGGGCCCACTGGTAATCAGCGGTCCCCAGTCAACGGCCGAACTGGTTGGGGAGAGCCCCCGTGGGAAACACAACGATCCCACGAGCACCAACCTCGATACTGGCCACGTCAGCAGTAAGGAGCAGCTCGACAACGACGATGCCTTTCCCGCTCGAGCCACAGCGAGTTTCCCTAAGAAGAAACGGAGGATAGGGGGACAGAGAAGGGAATCGACTGCGACCAACCCGGGCCCACTCGTAACGAGCAGTCCCCAGTTGGGCAAATTGATCAAAAAGGTAAATCCAGTGATCAGGAACGAGGCGACAACCACGACGAGACCTATTAAAGTAATTGTCACCAACCCGGGCCCATTCCGAAGGAACGGTCCCCAGCTAGCAACAATCGAACCTGGGAAAACAAAGAAAGGACTTGCTACCAACCCGGGCCCATCCTCAAGGGACAGTCCCCAGCTGGCAACAACCATCAACGCTGGCTGGATTGACTACGATGACGCACCTCTATTAGCCGACTATCCGGAGTACGTTGAGTCCAGCCCGGAGGATCTGTTTCCGCCACCGAAAAAGGTCCAGACACCGTTGCAGCGGCTACTGGCAGCATTGACCCCTCTAGCCGAAGTAAGGCCAAAGACTGTGGCCAAGAAGGCAAGTTTTACCGCCTACGATGAAACATTGAGGGTATACAAGGTGACTCGGTATGTAAAAGGTCCAACGCCGAAGATAGAGCCGACGGGGAAGACTGTCTGGGACATGCTGGCCAGACTCAGGGAACGAGAGGAATAA
- the LOC130667976 gene encoding frizzled-like, which translates to MENWNHLIIGISVIFGCLITEGKTAAVEVQEKLELHSRCEPIKINLCSRLPYNQTVIPNSFNHQNQDDAGLEINQFAPLVKVNCSPDLRAFLCAMYVPVCTVLEKPLPPCRSICERAKAGCERIMISFGFHWPSDLECSKLPVYGDPDNLCVEFAVNSESSTNKSPSHDLINGTKEVSS; encoded by the exons ATGGAAAACTGGAACCATTTAATTATCGGGATCAGTGTAATTTTCGGCTGTCTTATAACTGAAGGAAAAACAGCAGCAGTAGAAGTACAAGAAAAGTTGGAGCTTCACAGCAGATGTGAacccataaaaattaatttatgctCACGTTTGCCGTACAATCAAACAGTAATTCCAAATTCATtcaatcatcaaaatcaagatGATGCTGGTCTGGAAATAAATCAGTTCGCACCTTTGGTAAAAGTCAACTGCAGTCCTGATTTGCGTGCTTTCTTGTGCGCGATGTACGTACCAGTTTGTACTGTTTTAGAAAAACCATTACCGCCTTGTCGGTCCATTTGCGAACGTGCTAAAGCTGGATGTGAAAGGATAATGATAAGCTTTGGGTTCCATTGGCCATCGGATTTGGAGTGCTCAAAACTTCCAGTATACGGTGATCCTGATAATTTGTGTGTTG aattcgCAGTAAATTCAGAATCCAGTACAAATAAATCACCAAGTCATGACTTGATCAATGGGACGAAGGAAGTGAGCTCATAA